Proteins encoded within one genomic window of Solibaculum mannosilyticum:
- the fusA gene encoding elongation factor G has translation MKQYTAQNIRNIVLGGHGGSGKTSLAEAMLYLAGASERLGKVADGNTVMDFDPEEMKRKTSVSTAVAPLEWKDCKINLIDTPGLFDFAGGLCEGVRAGDCVIIPVSGKSGAKVGAEKAFQAASKRGIGKIFFVTKLDEEHADFAKAIASIQEVFGAGACPVVIPYMEGGKAQCYIDVLREKAYTYDKGKMKEVPMPQTDEVEEIRMTLSEAVAETDEDLMEKYFAGESFTNEEFIKGVQLGLKSGDISPILCGSGLKLDGVAQLLDCIVDLVPSAADAAGEVAETMDGEPVELKVSEDDPTAAIVFKTVADPFVGKLSYFKVISGKVKADTQMFNSRTGQPEKVGKLLTIRGKKQEDTTCVVAGDIGAVVKLASAKTGDTLSSTSRPVKLEGVNFPTPSLSMAVKPKNKGDEEKMASGLSRLKEEDPTITVKNNVETHQMVLSGLGEQHLDVIASKLKQKFGVELKMKAPKVAYRETIRKKVKVQGRHKKQTGGHGQFGDVWIEFEPCDGDDLVFEEKVFGGAVPKNFFPAVEKGLRDCVEHGVLAGYPVVGLKATLVDGSYHPVDSSEMSFKMAAGLAYKAGLPQASPVLLEPIGSVKVFIPEANMGDIIGEVNKRRGRVLGMDAGEDGMQVVSAEAPEAEMYDFSTYLRQVTQGRGSFTMSFERYEEAPSFVAQKVIDAAKAAKAAKEAKSSKDEDDE, from the coding sequence TTGAAACAGTATACAGCCCAAAACATTCGAAATATCGTCCTAGGAGGCCACGGTGGGTCGGGAAAGACTTCACTGGCCGAAGCAATGCTCTATCTGGCCGGCGCATCGGAACGGCTGGGCAAAGTGGCCGACGGCAATACCGTCATGGATTTTGACCCCGAGGAAATGAAGAGAAAGACGTCGGTGTCCACTGCGGTGGCGCCGCTTGAGTGGAAAGATTGCAAAATCAACCTGATCGACACCCCTGGACTGTTCGACTTTGCCGGCGGACTCTGCGAAGGCGTCCGGGCGGGCGATTGCGTCATCATTCCGGTGTCGGGCAAATCGGGCGCCAAGGTGGGCGCAGAGAAGGCGTTCCAGGCCGCATCCAAGCGCGGCATCGGAAAGATTTTCTTTGTCACCAAGCTGGACGAAGAGCATGCTGATTTCGCCAAAGCAATCGCTTCCATCCAGGAGGTGTTTGGAGCAGGAGCATGTCCTGTGGTCATCCCCTACATGGAAGGCGGCAAGGCGCAGTGCTATATCGACGTCCTGCGGGAAAAAGCCTATACATATGACAAAGGTAAGATGAAAGAAGTCCCCATGCCTCAGACCGACGAGGTAGAGGAGATCCGCATGACCCTCTCTGAAGCGGTGGCCGAGACCGATGAGGACTTGATGGAAAAATATTTTGCCGGTGAATCCTTCACCAATGAGGAATTCATCAAAGGCGTGCAATTGGGACTGAAGTCCGGGGATATTTCGCCCATCCTGTGCGGTTCCGGCCTGAAGCTGGACGGCGTAGCCCAGCTTTTGGACTGCATTGTGGACTTAGTGCCGTCAGCGGCTGACGCAGCGGGCGAAGTGGCCGAGACCATGGACGGCGAACCGGTAGAACTGAAAGTATCCGAAGACGATCCCACTGCCGCCATTGTCTTTAAGACGGTGGCCGACCCCTTTGTGGGCAAACTGTCTTATTTTAAGGTCATCTCCGGCAAGGTCAAGGCCGATACCCAGATGTTCAACTCCCGCACCGGCCAGCCGGAAAAGGTGGGCAAACTTCTCACCATCCGCGGCAAGAAGCAGGAGGATACCACCTGTGTGGTGGCCGGTGACATCGGTGCTGTAGTAAAATTGGCGTCGGCCAAAACGGGCGATACTCTGTCGTCCACATCCCGCCCCGTCAAGCTGGAAGGGGTTAATTTCCCGACACCCAGTTTGTCCATGGCGGTCAAGCCCAAGAACAAGGGCGACGAGGAAAAGATGGCCTCTGGCCTCAGCCGACTCAAGGAAGAAGATCCCACCATTACGGTGAAAAATAATGTAGAAACCCATCAGATGGTTCTGTCCGGCCTGGGTGAACAGCATCTGGATGTCATCGCCTCCAAGCTCAAGCAGAAGTTCGGCGTGGAACTCAAGATGAAGGCACCCAAGGTAGCATACCGTGAGACTATCCGTAAGAAGGTCAAGGTACAGGGCCGCCATAAGAAACAGACCGGTGGCCACGGCCAGTTCGGTGACGTATGGATTGAGTTTGAACCCTGTGACGGCGATGATCTGGTGTTTGAAGAGAAGGTGTTCGGCGGCGCAGTACCGAAGAACTTCTTCCCGGCCGTAGAAAAGGGCCTGCGGGACTGTGTGGAACACGGCGTATTGGCCGGATACCCGGTAGTTGGCCTGAAGGCCACTTTGGTGGACGGCTCCTATCATCCGGTGGACTCCTCTGAAATGTCCTTTAAGATGGCGGCAGGTTTGGCTTATAAGGCCGGACTTCCCCAAGCAAGCCCGGTTTTGCTGGAACCCATCGGCAGCGTTAAGGTGTTTATCCCGGAAGCCAACATGGGCGATATCATCGGCGAAGTCAACAAACGCCGTGGCCGTGTGCTGGGTATGGACGCTGGCGAAGACGGCATGCAGGTGGTGTCGGCGGAAGCTCCGGAAGCCGAAATGTACGATTTCTCCACCTATCTGCGTCAGGTGACGCAGGGCCGCGGCAGTTTTACCATGTCCTTTGAGCGGTATGAGGAGGCTCCCTCCTTTGTGGCGCAGAAGGTCATTGACGCCGCAAAGGCTGCGAAAGCGGCTAAGGAAGCCAAGAGCAGCAAAGACGAGGACGACGAATAA
- a CDS encoding V-type ATP synthase subunit B: MPREYRTIQEVAGPLMLVKGVEDVAYNELGEIELGSGEIRRCRVLEIDGGNALVQLFESSSGINLQNSKVRFLGRNIELGVSEDMLSRVFDGMGRPIDGGPELIPEARRDVNGVPMNPAARNYPQEFIQTGVSAIDGLNTLVRGQKLPIFSGSGLPHANLAAQIARQARVRGTDDQFAVVFAAVGITFEESNFFIEDFKRTGAIDRTVLFVNLANDPAIERIATPRMALTAAEYLAFDKGMHVLVIITDITNYADALREVSAARKEVPGRRGYPGYMYTDLASLYERAGRLKGKNGSITLIPILTMPEDDKTHPIPDLTGYITEGQIILSRELYRKGVKPPIDVLPSLSRLKDKGIGEGKTRADHANVMNQLFAAYARGKDAKELMTILGEAALTDIDKKYAKFADAFEQQYVSQGYEKNRSIEETMELGWELLSMLPRSELKRIKDQFLDEYYHGEE; the protein is encoded by the coding sequence ATGCCCAGAGAATACCGGACCATCCAGGAAGTGGCGGGACCGCTGATGCTGGTCAAAGGGGTGGAGGACGTCGCCTACAACGAGCTGGGAGAGATCGAGCTGGGATCCGGCGAGATCCGCCGCTGCCGCGTGCTGGAGATCGACGGCGGCAATGCGCTTGTACAGCTGTTTGAAAGCTCATCCGGCATCAATTTGCAGAATAGCAAGGTGCGCTTTTTAGGGCGCAATATCGAATTGGGCGTATCGGAGGATATGCTTTCCCGGGTCTTTGACGGCATGGGCCGTCCCATCGACGGCGGGCCGGAGCTCATCCCCGAAGCCCGGCGGGATGTCAACGGCGTCCCTATGAACCCGGCCGCCCGGAACTATCCCCAGGAGTTTATCCAGACCGGTGTCTCGGCCATTGACGGACTTAATACCCTGGTCCGCGGCCAGAAGTTGCCCATCTTTTCCGGATCCGGCCTGCCCCACGCCAATCTGGCGGCCCAGATCGCCCGTCAGGCGAGAGTGCGCGGGACCGACGACCAGTTCGCCGTGGTGTTTGCCGCCGTAGGCATCACCTTTGAGGAGTCAAACTTCTTCATCGAGGATTTTAAACGCACCGGCGCCATCGATCGGACCGTCCTGTTTGTCAATCTGGCAAACGACCCGGCCATCGAGCGCATCGCCACTCCCCGTATGGCCTTGACGGCGGCGGAGTACCTGGCGTTTGACAAGGGCATGCACGTGCTGGTCATCATCACCGACATCACAAACTACGCCGACGCCCTGCGCGAAGTATCGGCCGCACGGAAAGAGGTACCCGGACGCCGGGGCTATCCGGGCTATATGTACACCGACCTTGCCTCCCTCTACGAGCGGGCCGGACGACTCAAGGGGAAAAACGGGTCCATCACCCTCATTCCCATCCTCACCATGCCGGAGGACGACAAGACCCATCCCATCCCCGACCTGACTGGGTACATCACCGAAGGGCAGATTATCTTATCTCGTGAACTGTACCGCAAGGGTGTCAAGCCGCCTATCGACGTACTGCCGTCCTTGTCCCGCTTAAAGGACAAGGGCATCGGGGAAGGCAAGACCCGTGCCGACCATGCAAACGTCATGAATCAGTTGTTTGCCGCCTATGCCCGCGGCAAGGATGCCAAGGAACTGATGACCATCCTGGGCGAAGCGGCGCTTACTGATATCGATAAAAAGTACGCCAAGTTCGCCGACGCCTTTGAGCAGCAGTATGTGTCTCAGGGGTATGAGAAAAACCGCTCCATCGAGGAGACCATGGAGCTTGGCTGGGAGCTTTTGTCCATGCTGCCCAGAAGCGAACTCAAGCGCATCAAAGATCAGTTCCTGGATGAATATTACCATGGGGAAGAGTAA
- a CDS encoding V-type ATP synthase subunit A — MSKGTIVKVSGPLVIAKDMRDANMFDVVHVSDQGLIGEIIEMRGDRASIQVYEETSGLGPGAPVTSTGAPLSVELGPGLIGSIYDGIQRPLDAIMAKAGTNLERGVTVPSLNREKKWQFEPVVHAGSKVKGGDVLGVVQETEVVEHRVMVPPGLVGTLDQIQAGSYTVDQPVAVITTANGQRVEIPLMQKWPVRRGRPYQKKLSPDVPLISGQRVIDTLFPIARGGVASIPGPFGSGKTVVQHQLAKWADADIVVYIGCGERGNEMTDVLNEFPELKDPRTGYSLMKRTVLIANTSDMPVAAREASIYTGITIAEYFRDMGYSVALMADSTSRWAEALREMSGRLEEMPGEEGYPAYLGSRLAQFYERAGRVITLGDDNREGALSVIGAVSPPGGDISEPVSQATLRIVKVFWGLDSSLAYKRHFPAVNWLTSYSLYVDSLADWFKKEVAEDWIDLRQRILSLLQEEAELEEIVKLVGMDALSPEDRLKLEASRSIREDYLHQDAFHEIDTYASLKKQYRMMEAVLNWYDKALEALRTGADIEGLVNMPAREKIGRLKYTEEDQVDQAYEEADAQIDHEIKELFQREEDA; from the coding sequence ATGAGCAAAGGAACCATTGTAAAGGTATCCGGCCCTCTGGTCATCGCAAAGGACATGCGGGATGCCAATATGTTTGACGTGGTGCATGTCAGCGATCAGGGGTTGATCGGTGAAATCATCGAGATGCGCGGCGACCGTGCATCCATCCAGGTTTATGAGGAGACCTCCGGCCTGGGTCCCGGCGCACCGGTGACGTCCACAGGGGCGCCGCTTTCGGTGGAGCTGGGGCCGGGTCTCATCGGGTCGATTTACGACGGCATCCAGCGCCCGTTGGACGCCATTATGGCAAAGGCGGGCACCAATCTGGAACGAGGCGTCACCGTCCCGTCTTTGAACCGGGAGAAAAAATGGCAGTTTGAGCCGGTGGTACACGCTGGCAGCAAGGTAAAAGGCGGCGATGTCCTGGGCGTTGTTCAGGAGACCGAGGTGGTGGAGCATCGGGTTATGGTGCCTCCTGGACTCGTCGGCACGCTGGATCAGATCCAGGCGGGCTCTTATACGGTGGATCAGCCTGTGGCAGTGATCACAACGGCCAACGGACAGCGGGTGGAGATCCCTCTGATGCAGAAATGGCCGGTTCGTAGGGGACGTCCTTATCAAAAGAAGTTGTCCCCCGATGTACCTCTTATCTCGGGACAGCGTGTCATTGATACCCTGTTCCCCATCGCCCGTGGAGGCGTAGCGTCCATCCCCGGCCCCTTCGGCAGCGGCAAGACGGTGGTGCAGCATCAGCTGGCCAAATGGGCCGACGCCGACATCGTCGTGTACATCGGCTGCGGCGAGCGGGGCAACGAGATGACCGACGTCCTAAACGAATTCCCGGAACTAAAGGATCCCCGCACCGGCTATTCTTTGATGAAGCGCACGGTGCTCATCGCCAATACATCCGATATGCCGGTGGCCGCCCGTGAGGCGTCCATCTACACCGGTATCACCATCGCCGAATACTTCCGGGATATGGGGTATTCGGTTGCACTCATGGCCGATTCCACCTCCCGCTGGGCGGAGGCGCTGCGCGAGATGTCCGGACGCTTGGAGGAAATGCCGGGTGAAGAGGGATATCCCGCCTATCTGGGATCCCGCTTGGCCCAGTTCTACGAGCGGGCCGGACGCGTCATCACCCTGGGCGACGACAACCGGGAAGGGGCCTTATCGGTCATCGGAGCGGTATCCCCTCCCGGCGGCGATATTTCCGAACCGGTGTCCCAGGCGACGCTTCGCATTGTCAAGGTATTCTGGGGATTGGACTCCTCTTTGGCCTACAAACGTCATTTTCCGGCCGTCAACTGGCTGACCTCCTATTCGCTGTACGTGGATTCATTGGCCGATTGGTTCAAGAAGGAAGTGGCCGAGGACTGGATCGATTTGCGCCAGCGGATTCTGAGCCTTCTCCAGGAGGAGGCCGAACTGGAGGAAATCGTCAAGCTGGTGGGTATGGACGCTTTGTCCCCTGAGGACCGTCTTAAGCTGGAAGCCTCCCGGTCCATCCGCGAGGACTATTTACATCAGGACGCATTCCATGAGATCGACACCTATGCGTCTCTCAAAAAGCAGTACCGTATGATGGAGGCAGTACTCAACTGGTACGATAAGGCCTTAGAAGCCCTGAGGACCGGGGCCGATATCGAGGGTCTTGTCAATATGCCTGCCCGGGAGAAGATCGGTCGTTTAAAATACACGGAAGAAGACCAGGTGGACCAGGCTTACGAAGAGGCCGACGCCCAGATTGATCACGAGATCAAAGAGCTGTTCCAGAGAGAGGAGGATGCCTGA
- a CDS encoding GNAT family N-acetyltransferase, translating to MPYLVGQRVMLREYRMEDVELIQGWVNDLETTRFLDGAVFLYPRSIQQTRSFVEENARSGGPSFIIAHRDSEEYIGQLELTQVDYRHGVASLGIVIGGKGCRGKGYGTEAIGLSLQFAFHQMNLNRVELWVREDNEAALKCYRSCGFVEEGRRRKCYAADGSRKDLILMGILRDEWERKV from the coding sequence ATGCCTTATCTAGTGGGTCAGCGGGTGATGCTGCGGGAGTACCGGATGGAGGATGTGGAACTCATCCAAGGATGGGTCAATGATCTGGAGACCACCCGGTTTTTGGATGGAGCGGTGTTTCTCTATCCCAGGAGTATACAGCAGACCCGCTCTTTTGTGGAAGAAAATGCCCGATCCGGCGGGCCGAGCTTCATTATCGCTCATCGGGATTCGGAGGAATACATCGGTCAGCTGGAACTGACCCAGGTGGACTACCGCCATGGAGTAGCATCCTTGGGGATCGTCATCGGAGGCAAGGGATGCCGGGGAAAAGGGTACGGGACAGAAGCCATTGGGCTGAGCCTTCAGTTTGCCTTCCATCAGATGAATCTCAACCGCGTCGAACTGTGGGTGCGGGAGGACAACGAGGCGGCCCTCAAGTGCTACCGATCCTGCGGCTTTGTGGAGGAAGGCCGTCGCCGGAAGTGCTATGCAGCCGACGGCAGCCGTAAGGATCTGATTCTCATGGGCATCCTGCGGGACGAATGGGAAAGGAAGGTGTGA
- a CDS encoding V-type ATP synthase subunit D: protein MALMQVNPTRMELTRLKKRLATALRGHKLLKDKRDELMRQFLDIVRENKALRQKVEQGIEEANRYFIVARSVMQKEALSVALMAPKQQVKLEVGMKNVMSVDIPRFTAKTRTDNPHDIYSYGYAFTSGDLDGAVQSLAQVLPDMLRLAESEKSAQLLAAEIEKTRRRVNALEHVMIPDLQSTIRYITMKLDENERSNLTRLMKVKDMMIAQKIQQDRERSEEAV from the coding sequence ATGGCTCTGATGCAGGTAAACCCCACCCGGATGGAACTCACCCGGCTGAAAAAACGTCTGGCTACCGCTTTGAGGGGGCACAAGCTGCTCAAGGATAAGCGGGACGAGTTGATGCGCCAATTTCTGGACATTGTGCGGGAAAACAAGGCCCTGCGTCAAAAGGTAGAACAGGGCATCGAAGAGGCCAACCGATATTTTATCGTGGCCCGGTCGGTGATGCAGAAGGAGGCGCTGTCGGTGGCCCTCATGGCCCCAAAACAGCAGGTCAAGCTGGAGGTGGGGATGAAGAACGTCATGAGTGTCGACATCCCCCGCTTTACCGCCAAGACCCGCACCGATAATCCCCACGATATTTATTCTTATGGATATGCCTTTACCTCCGGCGATTTGGACGGGGCCGTCCAATCGCTGGCCCAGGTACTGCCCGACATGCTGCGTCTGGCCGAATCGGAGAAGTCGGCCCAGCTGCTGGCGGCCGAGATCGAAAAGACGCGCCGCCGCGTCAACGCCTTGGAGCACGTCATGATCCCGGATTTACAGTCCACCATCCGGTACATCACCATGAAGCTGGATGAAAACGAACGGTCCAATCTGACCAGGCTGATGAAGGTCAAGGACATGATGATCGCCCAAAAGATCCAACAGGATCGGGAGCGGTCGGAGGAGGCCGTCTAG